The proteins below come from a single Caenibius sp. WL genomic window:
- a CDS encoding TIGR00645 family protein has translation MTPKDDSYSPLRPLPLLIFSSRWLQLPLYLGLIVAQIVYVFLFLKELWHLVTHAAAFGEQQIMLVVLGLIDVVMISNLLVMVIVGGYETFVSRLGLQGHPDQPEWLSHVNAGVLKVKLAMAIIGISSIHLLRTFIEASHIGMPGSKITADGVMWQTIIHSVFILSALGIALVDRMAQVRAPHGPQPADHK, from the coding sequence ATGACACCCAAAGATGATTCTTATTCCCCTCTCCGTCCGCTGCCGCTGCTGATTTTCAGTTCGCGCTGGCTGCAATTGCCGCTCTATCTCGGGCTGATTGTCGCGCAGATCGTCTATGTGTTCCTGTTCCTCAAGGAGCTGTGGCATCTGGTGACGCATGCCGCCGCGTTCGGCGAACAGCAGATCATGCTTGTCGTCCTCGGGCTGATCGACGTGGTGATGATTTCCAACCTGCTGGTGATGGTGATCGTCGGCGGCTACGAAACCTTCGTTTCGCGCCTCGGCCTGCAAGGGCACCCCGATCAGCCCGAATGGCTCAGCCATGTGAACGCCGGGGTGCTGAAAGTGAAACTGGCGATGGCGATCATCGGCATTTCCTCGATCCATCTGCTGCGCACGTTCATCGAAGCCAGCCATATCGGCATGCCCGGTTCCAAGATCACCGCCGATGGGGTGATGTGGCAGACGATCATCCACAGCGTCTTCATCCTCTCGGCGCTGGGCATCGCTCTGGTCGATCGCATGGCGCAGGTGCGCGCGCCGCACGGCCCGCAGCCCGCCGATCACAAGTAG